A single genomic interval of Demequina sp. NBRC 110054 harbors:
- a CDS encoding co-chaperone YbbN, with amino-acid sequence MTDTPLPDSALRGAVDLAALAKAREAERARAERQASGAPTAIAAGEANLQALAEQSMTVPIVIVFTSAAAPASETLALDVERLAGEIGGFLPARCDVDAERGMAQAFQINAVPAAMALIGARPAPLFQGAATEEQLREVLAQVKEVAAQAGITGPAAEGAQGEAEQAAPEPLPPLHQEAYDAIERGDMDAAVAAYEQALKENPKDADARAGRAQVLLLQRTEGMDPQEVRAAAAAAPDDVAAQLAVGDIDVLGGQIEDAFARLLDVGSRVFGPDRDAVRERLVQLFDVVGPQDPRVVQGRRSLAMLLN; translated from the coding sequence GTGACAGACACACCGCTGCCCGACTCCGCGCTCCGCGGAGCCGTGGACCTCGCCGCGCTCGCGAAGGCGCGGGAGGCCGAGCGAGCGCGCGCCGAGCGTCAGGCGTCAGGTGCGCCGACGGCCATCGCGGCAGGCGAGGCGAACCTGCAGGCGCTCGCGGAGCAGTCGATGACGGTCCCGATCGTGATCGTGTTCACGTCGGCGGCCGCGCCCGCCAGCGAGACGCTCGCACTCGACGTCGAGCGACTCGCTGGCGAGATCGGCGGCTTCCTGCCCGCCCGCTGCGATGTGGACGCCGAGCGCGGCATGGCGCAGGCGTTCCAGATCAACGCTGTCCCGGCAGCGATGGCGCTGATCGGCGCGCGTCCGGCGCCGCTCTTCCAGGGTGCGGCGACGGAGGAGCAGCTGCGCGAGGTGCTCGCGCAGGTGAAGGAGGTCGCGGCGCAGGCGGGCATCACCGGTCCCGCCGCCGAGGGAGCTCAGGGCGAGGCCGAGCAGGCCGCCCCTGAGCCGCTCCCGCCGCTCCACCAGGAGGCCTACGACGCGATCGAGCGCGGCGACATGGACGCGGCGGTGGCCGCGTACGAGCAGGCGCTGAAGGAGAACCCGAAGGACGCGGACGCGCGTGCGGGAAGGGCTCAGGTGCTGCTCCTGCAGCGCACGGAAGGCATGGATCCTCAGGAGGTGCGCGCGGCGGCTGCCGCGGCGCCCGACGACGTCGCCGCGCAGCTCGCCGTGGGCGACATCGACGTGCTCGGCGGACAGATCGAGGACGCCTTCGCTCGCCTGCTCGACGTCGGCTCGCGCGTGTTCGGACCCGACCGCGATGCGGTGAGAGAGCGTCTGGTGCAGCTGTTCGACGTGGTCGGGCCGCAGGACCCGCGCGTGGTGCAGGGCCGCCGCTCCCTCGCGATGCTCCTCAACTAG
- a CDS encoding alpha-1,4-glucan--maltose-1-phosphate maltosyltransferase, giving the protein MALPGEKPIGRIPVIDVQPTLEQGRWPVKAVISEALPLRATVFIEGHDAVAATAVVTHPNGRTTRMPMDEVNHGLAIFEAILLPRTEGRWSFRIEGWADPFGTWMHTASKKIPAGVDVELTLGDGVSLLERALEDKSLSERQRAVLVAARETLRSGELSPVKTLEAALTDDLKDVLRTHPVRDGVTSSPEYPLNVERERALVSSWYEIFPRSEGAKQNTRTGEWKSGTFLTASKRLPAIADMGFDVVYLTPIHPIGTTHRKGRNNSLTAMPGDPGSPYAIGAAEGGHDAVHPELGTMRQFRNFVKKANGLGLEVALDVALQCSPDHPWVKEHPEWFKVRADGTIAYAENPPKKYEDIHPLYFDNDPVGLREAIRDVLDVWVDAGVTLFRIDNPHTKPLEFWEWLMADFAERHPEVVFLSEAFTRPPMMHTLAKVGFHQSYTYFTWRPTAKEMGEYLEEVSGDASYYMRPNFWPTTHDILTPDMQRGGAPLYRARAVLAATASPSYGIYTGYEFVENVPRPGVEEQIDNEKYEYKPRDWSRADEHGIASLLTTLNSARKSHPALRRLRGLTVHKTSNDQILCFSRHLSAEESPTGRADTVIVAVSFDPHHVQDGIVTLDMEAIGQDADARFLVDDVLTGAAFTWGRDFYVRLDPAGTMSHVAAVRR; this is encoded by the coding sequence ATGGCCCTTCCAGGTGAGAAGCCCATCGGACGCATCCCCGTGATCGACGTCCAACCGACGCTCGAACAGGGCCGCTGGCCCGTCAAGGCGGTGATCTCGGAGGCGCTCCCGCTGCGGGCGACCGTCTTCATCGAGGGCCACGATGCGGTCGCCGCGACCGCGGTAGTCACCCATCCGAACGGCAGGACGACGCGGATGCCGATGGACGAGGTCAACCACGGCCTCGCGATCTTCGAGGCCATCCTGCTCCCGCGGACCGAGGGCCGGTGGTCGTTCCGGATCGAGGGCTGGGCGGACCCGTTCGGGACCTGGATGCACACCGCGTCCAAGAAGATCCCGGCCGGCGTCGACGTCGAGCTCACGCTCGGCGACGGTGTCTCTCTCCTCGAGCGCGCACTCGAGGACAAGTCGCTCAGCGAGCGCCAGCGAGCGGTCCTGGTCGCGGCACGCGAGACGCTCCGCTCGGGCGAGCTCTCCCCGGTGAAGACCCTCGAGGCCGCGCTCACCGACGATCTCAAGGACGTGCTGCGCACCCATCCCGTGCGGGACGGCGTGACGTCGTCACCCGAGTACCCGCTGAACGTCGAGCGCGAGCGCGCGCTCGTGAGCTCGTGGTATGAGATCTTCCCTCGCTCCGAGGGCGCGAAGCAGAACACGCGCACCGGGGAGTGGAAGTCGGGCACCTTCCTCACCGCGTCGAAGCGCCTCCCCGCGATCGCCGACATGGGCTTCGACGTCGTCTACCTCACGCCGATCCATCCGATCGGGACCACCCACCGCAAGGGGCGGAACAACTCGCTCACGGCCATGCCCGGCGACCCCGGCAGCCCGTACGCGATCGGAGCCGCCGAGGGAGGGCACGACGCGGTGCACCCGGAGCTGGGGACGATGCGCCAGTTCAGGAACTTCGTCAAGAAGGCCAACGGGCTGGGCCTCGAGGTCGCGCTCGACGTCGCGCTCCAGTGCTCCCCTGATCACCCGTGGGTCAAGGAGCACCCCGAGTGGTTCAAGGTCCGCGCCGACGGGACCATCGCGTACGCCGAGAACCCGCCCAAGAAGTACGAGGACATCCACCCGCTGTACTTCGACAACGACCCGGTCGGCCTGCGCGAGGCGATCCGCGACGTGCTCGACGTGTGGGTCGACGCGGGCGTCACACTGTTCCGCATCGACAACCCCCACACCAAGCCGCTCGAGTTCTGGGAGTGGCTCATGGCGGACTTCGCCGAGCGGCACCCCGAGGTCGTGTTCCTGTCGGAGGCGTTCACCCGTCCCCCGATGATGCACACGCTCGCGAAGGTGGGCTTCCACCAGAGCTACACGTACTTCACCTGGCGCCCCACGGCCAAGGAGATGGGCGAGTACCTCGAGGAGGTCTCGGGAGACGCCTCGTACTACATGCGGCCGAACTTCTGGCCGACGACGCACGACATCCTCACGCCCGACATGCAGCGCGGAGGCGCGCCGCTGTATCGGGCGCGCGCGGTGCTCGCCGCGACCGCGTCGCCGTCGTACGGCATCTACACCGGCTACGAGTTCGTCGAGAACGTTCCCCGCCCCGGCGTCGAGGAGCAGATCGACAACGAGAAGTACGAGTACAAGCCGCGCGACTGGAGCCGTGCCGACGAGCACGGCATCGCCTCGCTGCTCACCACGCTGAACTCCGCGAGGAAGTCGCACCCGGCGCTGCGCCGGCTGAGGGGCCTCACGGTCCACAAGACCAGCAACGACCAGATCCTGTGCTTCTCGCGACACCTCAGCGCCGAGGAGTCTCCCACCGGCCGCGCCGACACCGTGATCGTCGCGGTGTCCTTCGACCCCCACCACGTCCAGGACGGCATCGTCACGCTGGACATGGAGGCGATCGGGCAGGACGCCGACGCCCGCTTCCTGGTCGACGACGTTCTGACGGGAGCGGCCTTCACGTGGGGCCGCGACTTCTACGTGCGGCTCGATCCCGCGGGCACGATGTCGCACGTCGCGGCGGTGCGTCGATGA
- the glgB gene encoding 1,4-alpha-glucan branching protein GlgB, producing the protein MPEGHDPALMADIAQGRHHSPHSLLGPHVSEAGVTIRTLRPFAASVEVETLEGRWAAKHEQDGVWTVTIPGNEAPDYRLHVAYDGEAVRQDDPYRFLPTIGELDLHLIREGRHERLWTVLGANIRHFPSVLGDVRGASFTVWAPNARAVRVVGDFNHWQGRGHAMRSLGSSGVWELFVPDVGEGTIYKFEILGKDGQWRQKADPMARRTEVPPLTASIVTSSEYGWNDDVWMASRAASEPHRSAMSVYEVHPGSWRQGLSYRQMADELVGYVSDLGFTHIELMPVMEHPFGGSWGYQVTGYYAPSARFGDPDDLRYLIDRMHQAGIGVLLDWVPGHFPKDEWALGRFDGTPLYEHPDPLRGEQPDWGTFIFDYGRSEVRNFLVANAVYWLTEFHADGLRVDAVASMLYLDYSRQPGQWRPNVHGGRENLDAIAFLQEANATAYRTAPGVVMIAEESTAWPGVTAPTNAGGLGFGLKWNMGWMNDTLRYVSEEPVHRSYHHHTLTFSLMYAFSEHFTLPLSHDEVVHGKGSIYGRMPGDHWQRAAGVRALLAYQWTHPGKQLIFMGTEFAQAAEWSESRSLDWWHLDDPLHRGVQTMLRDLNGLYRNTPALWQRDSESAGFQWIDADDSEHNTIAFLRYDDAGSPVAVVVNFAGVPHEGYRLGLPRGGAWDEVFNTDAEAYGGSGVGNLGRVEADSFHHRGWQHAATLRVPPLGAVILRPAG; encoded by the coding sequence ATGCCTGAGGGCCACGACCCCGCGCTGATGGCCGATATCGCGCAGGGACGACACCACTCCCCGCACTCTCTGCTCGGACCGCACGTGTCCGAGGCCGGCGTCACGATCCGCACGCTGAGGCCCTTCGCGGCCTCCGTCGAGGTCGAGACGCTCGAGGGTCGTTGGGCTGCGAAGCACGAGCAGGACGGCGTGTGGACGGTGACCATCCCGGGCAACGAGGCCCCGGACTACCGCCTGCACGTGGCGTATGACGGCGAGGCCGTGCGCCAGGACGACCCCTACCGCTTCCTGCCGACGATCGGCGAGCTCGACCTGCATCTGATCCGCGAGGGCCGCCATGAGCGGCTGTGGACCGTCCTCGGGGCCAACATCAGGCACTTCCCATCCGTGCTCGGCGACGTCCGCGGCGCCTCCTTCACCGTGTGGGCGCCCAACGCACGCGCCGTGCGCGTGGTCGGAGACTTCAACCACTGGCAGGGTCGCGGGCACGCGATGCGCTCTCTCGGCTCGTCTGGCGTGTGGGAGCTCTTCGTCCCCGACGTCGGCGAGGGCACCATCTACAAGTTCGAGATCCTCGGCAAGGACGGCCAGTGGCGCCAGAAGGCGGACCCGATGGCCCGCCGCACCGAGGTCCCGCCGCTGACCGCGTCGATCGTGACCTCCAGCGAGTACGGGTGGAACGACGACGTCTGGATGGCGTCCCGCGCCGCGTCGGAGCCGCACCGCTCGGCGATGAGCGTCTACGAGGTCCATCCCGGGTCCTGGCGCCAGGGACTGTCCTATCGCCAGATGGCCGACGAGCTCGTCGGCTACGTCTCCGACCTCGGCTTCACCCACATCGAGCTCATGCCCGTGATGGAGCACCCCTTCGGCGGCTCGTGGGGCTACCAGGTGACGGGCTACTACGCCCCGAGCGCGCGCTTCGGCGACCCGGACGACCTGCGCTACCTGATCGACCGCATGCACCAGGCCGGGATCGGCGTGCTCCTCGACTGGGTGCCGGGCCACTTCCCCAAGGACGAGTGGGCGCTCGGTCGCTTCGACGGCACGCCGCTGTACGAGCACCCGGACCCGCTTCGCGGCGAGCAGCCCGACTGGGGCACGTTCATCTTCGACTACGGCCGCTCCGAGGTCCGCAACTTCCTCGTCGCGAACGCCGTGTACTGGCTCACCGAGTTCCACGCGGACGGGCTGCGCGTCGACGCCGTCGCCTCGATGCTCTACCTCGACTACTCGCGGCAGCCCGGCCAGTGGCGGCCCAACGTCCACGGCGGGCGCGAGAACCTCGACGCCATCGCGTTCCTCCAGGAGGCCAACGCCACCGCGTACCGCACCGCCCCCGGGGTCGTCATGATCGCCGAGGAGTCGACCGCGTGGCCGGGGGTCACCGCGCCGACCAACGCCGGCGGCCTGGGGTTCGGCCTCAAGTGGAACATGGGCTGGATGAACGACACCCTCCGCTACGTGTCGGAGGAGCCCGTCCACCGCTCGTATCACCACCACACGCTGACGTTCTCGCTGATGTACGCCTTCTCCGAGCACTTCACCCTGCCGCTCAGCCACGACGAGGTCGTGCACGGCAAGGGCTCGATCTACGGCCGCATGCCGGGCGACCACTGGCAGCGCGCCGCCGGCGTGCGCGCCCTGCTCGCATACCAGTGGACCCACCCGGGCAAGCAGCTCATCTTCATGGGCACCGAGTTCGCCCAGGCCGCGGAGTGGTCCGAGAGCCGCTCGCTCGACTGGTGGCACCTCGACGACCCGCTGCACCGCGGAGTCCAGACGATGCTCCGGGACCTGAACGGCCTCTACCGGAACACCCCCGCGCTGTGGCAGCGCGACAGCGAGTCCGCAGGGTTCCAGTGGATCGACGCGGACGACTCCGAGCACAACACGATCGCGTTCCTGCGCTACGACGACGCCGGTTCGCCCGTCGCGGTGGTCGTGAACTTCGCGGGAGTGCCTCACGAGGGCTACCGCTTGGGCCTCCCCCGCGGCGGCGCATGGGACGAGGTCTTCAACACCGATGCGGAGGCCTACGGCGGATCGGGCGTGGGCAACCTCGGCCGGGTCGAGGCGGACAGCTTCCACCACCGTGGGTGGCAGCACGCCGCCACTCTGCGGGTGCCGCCCCTCGGCGCGGTCATCCTGAGGCCCGCGGGCTGA